A stretch of the Paenibacillus dendritiformis genome encodes the following:
- the leuB gene encoding 3-isopropylmalate dehydrogenase has protein sequence MAEVKKIAVIAGDGIGPEVVREAEKVLKRTEELFGYAFETSHGLFGGIAIDEKGTPLPEETLQMCQAADAVLLGAVGGPKWDNNPKELRPETGLLGIRKALGLFSNIRPAVIFDCLKDASTLKPEVLEGTDLIVVRELTGGIYFGEKLRREGEHGQEAVDTCVYNVQEVERIVRQAFEIAQKRRKKLASVDKANVLETSRLWRETVNRIAPDYPDVELEHVLVDNCAMQLLRRPSSFDVIVTENMFGDILSDEAAMLTGSIGMLSSASLGEGSFGLYEPVHGSAPDIAGQGAANPIATILSVALMFRLTFGYEDAAQSIENAVKEVLDAGHRTGDIATDKAKAIGTAAMGDLIIAAMKRA, from the coding sequence ATGGCGGAAGTGAAGAAAATCGCGGTAATCGCCGGGGACGGCATCGGCCCGGAGGTCGTCCGCGAAGCGGAAAAAGTATTGAAGCGCACGGAGGAGCTGTTCGGCTATGCCTTCGAGACAAGCCACGGCTTGTTCGGCGGCATTGCGATTGACGAGAAGGGAACCCCGCTTCCGGAGGAGACGCTTCAGATGTGCCAAGCGGCGGACGCGGTGCTGCTCGGGGCGGTCGGCGGCCCGAAATGGGACAACAATCCGAAGGAGCTTCGTCCGGAGACCGGGCTGCTCGGCATCCGCAAGGCGCTCGGCTTGTTCTCGAATATTCGCCCGGCCGTCATCTTCGACTGCTTGAAGGATGCTTCCACCCTGAAGCCGGAAGTGCTGGAGGGAACGGACCTCATCGTGGTGCGCGAGCTGACCGGGGGCATCTATTTCGGCGAGAAGCTGCGCCGCGAAGGCGAGCACGGGCAGGAGGCGGTCGATACCTGCGTCTATAATGTGCAGGAAGTGGAGCGCATCGTGCGCCAGGCGTTCGAGATTGCGCAGAAGCGCCGCAAGAAGCTCGCTTCGGTCGACAAGGCGAACGTGCTGGAGACATCCCGCCTCTGGCGCGAGACGGTGAACCGCATCGCTCCGGATTATCCGGATGTGGAGCTGGAGCATGTGCTCGTCGACAACTGTGCCATGCAATTGCTGCGCCGGCCGTCGAGCTTCGATGTCATCGTGACGGAAAATATGTTCGGCGATATTTTGAGCGATGAAGCCGCCATGCTGACGGGCTCTATCGGCATGCTGTCCTCCGCCTCGCTCGGGGAAGGCAGCTTCGGCCTCTACGAGCCGGTTCACGGCTCCGCGCCTGACATTGCGGGCCAGGGCGCAGCGAACCCGATCGCGACCATTCTGTCGGTTGCGCTGATGTTCCGCCTCACGTTCGGCTACGAAGATGCCGCGCAATCGATTGAGAACGCGGTTAAGGAAGTGCTCGATGCCGGTCACCGCACCGGGGATATCGCGACCGACAAAGCAAAGGCGATCGGGACGGCCGCGATGGGCGATTTGATTATCGCAGCCATGAAGCGTGCCTGA
- the mnmH gene encoding tRNA 2-selenouridine(34) synthase MnmH, with product MQDISLEQCLAKRAAGATLVDVRSPGEYAEFTIPGSINIPLFTDEERAEIGTIYKQESVEAAKERGLAIASAKLPALYAQFRDLKGPAVIYCWRGGMRSRTMATVMSLMGLKTFRLLGGIRSYRRWVQSTLAEYRLQVPCIVLAGHTGTGKTQLLERLREDGYPVLDLEGLAGHRGSIFGHIGLEPNNQKKFEALLLDELLKLEAENRPYLLIEGESRRIGKVVLPEFLVEAKRAGTVFTVRMPVRERVRNLMADYQPDQHADKVKESFERIRRRMHTPAAREVESALEDGRYDDVAALLLEYYYDPRYEHAALQYDREPIVIDAADTDEAYAKVVPLLRGWNVPQARSV from the coding sequence ATGCAGGATATATCATTGGAGCAATGCCTGGCGAAGCGCGCCGCCGGGGCGACGCTGGTTGATGTTCGTTCTCCGGGAGAGTATGCGGAATTCACCATACCGGGGAGCATCAATATTCCGTTGTTCACGGATGAGGAGCGGGCCGAGATCGGCACGATATATAAGCAGGAGAGCGTGGAGGCCGCCAAGGAGCGCGGACTGGCCATCGCCTCGGCCAAGCTGCCCGCGCTCTACGCGCAGTTTCGCGATTTGAAGGGCCCGGCCGTCATTTATTGCTGGCGCGGCGGGATGCGGAGCCGCACAATGGCTACCGTGATGTCGCTGATGGGGCTGAAGACGTTCCGGCTTCTCGGCGGCATCCGTTCTTATCGCCGTTGGGTGCAATCGACGCTTGCCGAGTATCGGCTGCAGGTTCCGTGCATCGTGCTGGCCGGCCATACCGGGACAGGCAAGACGCAGCTCCTGGAACGGCTGCGCGAGGACGGATATCCCGTCCTGGATCTGGAGGGCTTGGCAGGGCACCGCGGTTCCATCTTCGGGCATATCGGGCTTGAGCCGAACAATCAGAAGAAATTCGAGGCGCTGCTGCTCGATGAGCTGCTGAAGCTGGAGGCGGAGAATCGGCCCTATCTGCTGATCGAAGGGGAGAGCCGCCGAATCGGCAAGGTCGTGCTGCCGGAATTCCTGGTGGAAGCGAAGCGCGCCGGGACCGTCTTCACCGTGCGCATGCCGGTCCGGGAGCGCGTCCGCAATCTGATGGCCGACTACCAGCCCGATCAGCATGCGGATAAGGTGAAGGAATCGTTCGAGCGGATTCGCCGCCGCATGCATACCCCCGCGGCGCGCGAGGTGGAGTCCGCGCTGGAAGACGGCCGCTATGACGACGTGGCGGCGCTGCTGCTGGAGTATTATTATGATCCGCGTTATGAGCATGCGGCTCTCCAGTACGACCGGGAGCCCATCGTCATCGATGCGGCGGATACCGACGAAGCCTATGCGAAGGTGGTGCCGCTGCTGCGCGGATGGAATGTGCCGCAGGCCCGTTCCGTCTAG
- a CDS encoding mannose-1-phosphate guanylyltransferase, with amino-acid sequence MAGGKGTRFWPFSRSTRPKQFLPILHPQSMLADTLQRMLRRVPLDHIHIVSLAEYVPLIREQLPYFPPEQIIVEPMAKDTAACIGLAALHMLLQDEDPVLITLPSDHYVSDPEAFHAALQTGVERAANEACVVTLGVRPTRPETGYGYIRVAPGEEAGAMAGLQVTAVEQFIEKPPLPLAGRIFADGRHYWNTGIFIWKASTVMHLLEQHLPRLHHILMGMKEVLASHSPDECALHSLYSQIENQSIDYGVIEKCDSIYMIPVQYGWDDLGNWNALERAEPQDLSRNIIHGLHQGIDTSGCIIHGKPGQLIATIGTENLIIVATDDVVLVCRKDRTQDIKALVARLEEQDLQRYL; translated from the coding sequence ATGGCAGGAGGGAAAGGGACCCGATTCTGGCCCTTTAGCCGTTCCACCCGCCCGAAGCAATTTTTGCCCATCCTTCACCCGCAATCCATGCTGGCGGATACACTGCAGCGCATGCTGCGCCGTGTGCCGCTTGACCATATCCATATCGTGTCGCTGGCGGAATATGTTCCTCTGATCCGCGAGCAGCTTCCTTATTTTCCGCCGGAGCAAATCATCGTGGAACCGATGGCCAAGGACACGGCCGCCTGCATCGGCCTGGCCGCGCTGCATATGCTGCTGCAAGACGAGGATCCGGTCCTCATCACCCTGCCGTCGGATCATTATGTATCGGATCCGGAGGCATTCCATGCGGCGCTTCAGACGGGAGTCGAACGCGCCGCCAATGAAGCCTGCGTCGTCACGCTCGGGGTGCGGCCCACTCGCCCGGAGACGGGCTATGGCTATATCCGGGTGGCGCCCGGCGAAGAAGCCGGGGCGATGGCCGGGCTGCAAGTGACGGCGGTGGAGCAATTTATCGAGAAGCCGCCGTTGCCGCTTGCCGGACGCATCTTCGCCGACGGCAGGCACTATTGGAACACCGGCATCTTCATCTGGAAGGCCTCCACCGTTATGCACCTGCTGGAGCAGCATCTGCCGAGGCTTCACCATATTTTAATGGGAATGAAGGAAGTTCTGGCGTCGCATTCGCCGGATGAATGCGCGCTCCATTCGCTCTACAGCCAGATCGAGAACCAGTCCATCGATTACGGAGTCATCGAGAAATGCGATTCCATCTATATGATTCCCGTTCAATACGGATGGGACGATCTCGGCAATTGGAATGCGCTGGAGCGGGCAGAGCCGCAAGATTTGTCCCGGAACATCATTCACGGGCTCCATCAAGGCATCGATACGAGCGGCTGCATTATTCACGGCAAGCCGGGGCAGCTGATCGCGACAATCGGGACGGAAAATCTGATTATTGTCGCGACGGATGATGTTGTCCTCGTCTGCCGCAAAGACCGTACCCAGGATATCAAAGCGCTGGTCGCCCGTCTGGAGGAGCAGGACCTCCAGCGCTATCTCTAA
- a CDS encoding glycosyltransferase family 4 protein, whose protein sequence is MSGETSIHNIGTLFEPTGYAKANRQMLLQFIRRGVYPKFSPVHPESVHTPMAPAITAQLTALMHRPLAQRHTVLFHYPAHAFFRDPARYSIGMTMFECNRLSFTWARRCSMMDEVWVPSTFNRNTFIQSGVPAHKLRVMPYGVDPEVYCPSAPPLPIPGRREYAFLSVCSFDERKGIDFLLRAFLTEFAPSEDVCLIIKTRASTAEEIGRQHAYVNNLASQLTGRANESVILLSTVHSWSEEDLARLYTCADSYVLPTRGEGWSMTVMEAMAAGLPVITTRWSAHLDFVNDQNGYLIDVERFTPFLPSQSRLLWALPSVAHLRRLMRHVHTHRQEAAAKAALGRHTVIGGYTWETSALRMLERLQELDSR, encoded by the coding sequence ATGAGTGGAGAGACTTCCATCCACAATATAGGCACCCTATTCGAGCCGACGGGATATGCTAAAGCAAACCGGCAAATGCTGCTGCAATTCATCCGCCGGGGGGTATATCCCAAATTCTCCCCCGTCCATCCCGAATCGGTCCATACGCCGATGGCGCCAGCCATAACCGCTCAACTGACGGCATTGATGCATCGTCCTTTGGCGCAGCGCCATACGGTGCTGTTCCATTACCCGGCTCACGCCTTTTTCCGGGATCCGGCCCGGTATTCCATCGGCATGACGATGTTCGAATGCAACCGCCTGTCATTCACCTGGGCGCGCCGCTGTTCCATGATGGATGAAGTATGGGTGCCGTCCACCTTCAATCGGAACACCTTCATTCAATCCGGCGTGCCGGCCCATAAGCTGAGAGTCATGCCTTACGGCGTCGATCCCGAGGTGTATTGCCCGAGCGCGCCTCCGCTCCCGATTCCCGGCAGACGGGAGTACGCTTTCTTGTCGGTATGCTCCTTCGACGAGCGCAAAGGCATTGATTTTCTCCTGCGAGCGTTCCTGACGGAGTTCGCTCCTTCCGAAGACGTCTGCCTGATCATTAAGACGCGCGCCTCGACGGCTGAAGAGATCGGCCGCCAGCACGCCTATGTCAATAACCTCGCCTCGCAATTGACGGGGCGGGCGAACGAATCGGTCATCCTGTTGTCCACGGTCCACTCCTGGTCAGAGGAAGATCTGGCCCGGCTGTATACTTGCGCGGACAGCTACGTTTTGCCGACGCGGGGAGAGGGCTGGAGCATGACCGTGATGGAAGCGATGGCCGCCGGCCTGCCCGTCATCACGACCCGCTGGTCGGCGCACCTCGACTTCGTCAACGATCAGAATGGTTATTTGATCGATGTGGAGCGGTTCACTCCATTCCTGCCGTCGCAATCCCGGCTGCTGTGGGCCTTGCCGAGCGTCGCCCATCTTCGCCGGCTGATGCGCCACGTCCATACCCATCGGCAAGAAGCTGCGGCCAAGGCCGCCCTTGGCCGGCATACCGTCATCGGAGGGTATACCTGGGAGACGAGCGCCCTGCGCATGCTGGAGCGACTGCAGGAACTAGACAGCCGGTAA
- a CDS encoding glycosyltransferase family 2 protein yields MISLIIPTIHHTDLVKHCVNSFINTAHEAYEIIVVDDGSPPPIQQDLAAWAASMNVRFIPKETNEGFSRTVNLGLRHASGSYALLANNDIIFHEPGWLQHMLAAMRLSPEVGIVGARLLYPDMTIQHGGVIRGPKWNFDHRYRFQPADYPPALAVEDAASVTGALMLIRKEVFDRIGLFSEEFFIAYEDVDFCYRARQHGFRVIYSGAACALHYEGFTRGTTRANKNRYWRVKEMEARKKFWAKWGGYHIQ; encoded by the coding sequence ATGATAAGTCTCATTATTCCGACGATCCACCATACGGATCTGGTGAAGCATTGCGTCAACAGCTTCATTAATACGGCCCATGAAGCATACGAGATCATTGTCGTCGATGACGGCAGCCCGCCTCCGATTCAGCAAGACTTGGCCGCCTGGGCCGCCTCGATGAACGTCCGCTTCATTCCCAAGGAGACCAACGAGGGCTTCAGCCGGACCGTGAACCTTGGCTTGAGGCATGCCAGCGGGAGCTATGCGCTGCTCGCGAATAATGACATCATCTTCCACGAGCCGGGCTGGCTGCAGCATATGCTGGCGGCGATGCGGCTCTCTCCCGAGGTGGGCATCGTCGGGGCGCGGCTGCTGTATCCGGATATGACGATTCAGCATGGCGGCGTCATTCGGGGGCCAAAATGGAATTTCGATCACCGTTATCGCTTCCAGCCCGCCGATTACCCTCCCGCGCTAGCGGTGGAGGACGCGGCTTCCGTCACAGGCGCCCTGATGCTGATCCGGAAGGAAGTATTCGACCGGATCGGCCTCTTCTCGGAGGAATTCTTCATCGCTTACGAAGATGTCGACTTCTGCTACCGCGCCAGGCAGCATGGCTTCCGCGTCATCTATAGCGGCGCGGCCTGCGCCCTCCATTATGAAGGCTTTACGCGCGGGACGACGCGGGCGAATAAAAACCGCTATTGGCGGGTCAAAGAAATGGAGGCCCGCAAAAAGTTCTGGGCCAAATGGGGAGGTTATCACATCCAATGA
- a CDS encoding glycosyltransferase family 4 protein, which translates to MSAQLEVVYVLELTGLSGGIRNVLEQVNRLHEMGVKVHLFALDGQPSWFPLHIPVRRFPNYRAMLHTLKRMDCIKVATWWKTLAVVWHSCDWRRGGRGIPFYLVQDIEESYYPNWPDMQERVRQTYRVPVHMLTIADWTTRQLLERFHQHATNISIAVDFNIYKPNRTHDYDPQRILACSRRSQHLKGFDVTVHAVTAACRQLPHASFVTFGVEPPGISGIPHHHFSNPQDQHLAYLYANCGVFVQTSYHEGFGLPILEAMACGAPVVTTRAEGNEEFCKDGWNCVLVNKGDADGVAQGIVRVLSDPQFAQFLVVNGFETAKHYNWPRVMNNLLNAFHARLTQQA; encoded by the coding sequence ATGAGCGCGCAGCTTGAAGTTGTCTATGTACTGGAGCTTACCGGCTTGTCCGGCGGCATTCGCAATGTGCTGGAGCAGGTGAACCGGCTGCATGAGATGGGCGTGAAGGTTCATCTGTTCGCGCTGGACGGCCAGCCTTCCTGGTTCCCGCTTCACATCCCCGTGCGCCGCTTCCCGAATTACCGGGCGATGCTGCACACCCTGAAGCGGATGGACTGCATCAAGGTGGCCACGTGGTGGAAGACGCTGGCTGTCGTCTGGCACAGCTGCGATTGGCGCAGAGGCGGGCGCGGCATCCCGTTCTATCTCGTCCAGGATATTGAAGAAAGCTATTATCCGAATTGGCCGGATATGCAGGAGCGGGTCCGCCAAACGTACCGAGTCCCGGTCCATATGCTGACGATCGCCGATTGGACGACCCGGCAGCTGCTGGAACGGTTCCATCAGCACGCCACCAACATCTCGATTGCCGTCGATTTCAACATCTACAAGCCAAATCGGACTCACGACTACGATCCGCAGCGCATTCTCGCTTGCAGCCGCCGCAGCCAGCATTTGAAGGGGTTCGATGTCACCGTGCACGCCGTGACAGCGGCATGCCGCCAGCTCCCGCATGCTTCCTTCGTCACGTTCGGGGTCGAGCCTCCCGGCATTTCAGGTATTCCGCACCACCATTTTTCGAACCCGCAGGATCAGCATCTGGCCTACCTGTATGCCAACTGCGGAGTATTCGTGCAGACCTCCTACCACGAAGGCTTCGGGCTCCCGATTTTGGAGGCGATGGCCTGCGGGGCTCCCGTCGTCACGACAAGGGCGGAAGGCAATGAAGAATTTTGCAAGGACGGCTGGAACTGCGTCCTTGTCAACAAGGGCGACGCCGATGGCGTGGCCCAGGGGATCGTCCGGGTGCTGTCCGACCCGCAATTCGCCCAATTCCTCGTCGTCAACGGGTTCGAGACCGCCAAGCATTACAACTGGCCCCGCGTCATGAACAATCTGTTGAACGCGTTCCACGCCAGACTGACGCAGCAGGCATAA
- a CDS encoding DUF1796 family putative cysteine peptidase, producing MRLTDIKRTYQAVYSLGSNCYPAQRLERYGLRPYSGVIDWMYSNSVPGLCLLLRNRFAGFMYSDHIEVDGTEFNGHNYSLLDRVYGVQSVHDFLVADQLEGIVRKYPEFQERLQRRIARFLRNIEQAEWVFFFRLHASLEEAAALEAALAGIVRHRFRLLVVNPGAERRIAELDWPLAHTCAVEAPIAWDAESDRAWNEVFAGIRYETPLG from the coding sequence GTGCGCCTGACCGACATCAAGCGAACGTATCAGGCGGTCTACAGCCTGGGCTCGAACTGCTACCCGGCGCAGCGGCTGGAGCGGTATGGCCTGCGGCCCTACAGCGGGGTCATCGATTGGATGTACTCCAATTCGGTTCCGGGGCTCTGCCTGCTGCTTCGCAACCGGTTCGCCGGATTTATGTATTCCGACCATATCGAGGTGGACGGAACGGAGTTCAACGGCCACAACTATTCCTTGCTGGATCGCGTCTATGGGGTGCAGTCGGTCCACGATTTTTTGGTCGCGGACCAGCTGGAGGGCATTGTCCGCAAATATCCGGAATTCCAGGAGAGGCTTCAGCGGAGAATTGCCCGCTTCCTCCGCAATATCGAACAGGCGGAATGGGTCTTCTTCTTCCGGCTGCATGCCTCCCTTGAGGAGGCGGCGGCCTTGGAAGCCGCGCTGGCCGGGATCGTCCGGCACCGCTTCCGCCTGCTCGTCGTCAACCCGGGGGCCGAACGCCGAATCGCGGAGCTCGATTGGCCATTGGCGCATACTTGCGCGGTGGAGGCGCCGATCGCCTGGGATGCGGAGAGCGATCGGGCGTGGAATGAAGTGTTCGCCGGCATCCGCTACGAGACCCCGCTTGGATAA
- a CDS encoding glycosyltransferase family 2 protein gives MRYIVGIPYVNRLDLLNRAVASIRPYWPHTYVLDNSADSELKAHPLSRLVNIIHPPVPLTFTQSMNWFQRIAAEQGADAVMYMHTDAEAHPGTPEAFLRVLTDLKQSGRKWGLALTNFDALAAYNMEAVRAAGPWDTVFSSYFADIDYHRRLRLAGYEEIFTGLPVDHHESSSRKSDPRLNFLIDSTWPLYERYYELKWGGRMAQETYSTPFNLAM, from the coding sequence ATGCGTTATATCGTTGGCATCCCGTATGTCAACCGTCTTGATCTGCTGAACCGGGCGGTGGCCAGCATTCGCCCGTATTGGCCGCATACGTACGTGCTGGATAACTCGGCGGATTCCGAACTGAAGGCCCATCCCTTGTCCAGGCTGGTGAACATCATCCATCCGCCCGTCCCGCTGACCTTCACCCAGTCCATGAACTGGTTCCAGCGGATTGCGGCCGAGCAGGGGGCGGACGCGGTCATGTACATGCATACCGATGCCGAGGCCCATCCCGGAACCCCTGAAGCTTTTCTTCGCGTCTTGACAGACCTGAAGCAGAGCGGGCGGAAGTGGGGGCTGGCCTTGACGAATTTCGATGCGCTTGCGGCCTACAATATGGAAGCGGTCCGGGCCGCGGGGCCGTGGGATACCGTGTTCAGCAGTTATTTCGCGGACATCGACTATCACCGCCGGCTCCGGCTGGCAGGGTATGAGGAGATTTTTACGGGGCTGCCGGTCGATCATCATGAGAGCTCCAGCCGGAAGTCGGATCCGCGCCTCAACTTCCTTATCGATTCGACCTGGCCGCTTTACGAGCGGTATTACGAGCTGAAATGGGGAGGACGGATGGCGCAGGAGACGTACTCGACGCCATTCAATCTGGCCATGTGA
- a CDS encoding DUF4214 domain-containing protein yields the protein MILIQRLYLLFRLEGAHFIAELYRQLLNKEPEPHGIRHFTRLLHAGHSKLSIAVSFLRSGEMKKRLAQGGGGCNERAALCDIFSSLILTRGDAEFVRDLYVELLCRDAEDQALMHYQHMLRHGRSRMSVLLGILASPECQALLAQPEFPRLNGPIELGSFQLSPNDESGTNPCGPPAPPLQRKVSIVILTWNGLEHTMRCLASLEKTARHDRIEIVVFDNGSTDGTLPYLQSIPWIRVIEHGANIGFTAGNNLAIAHCDPGSDILMLNNDILAEEPYWVERLQETAYSDPNIGVVGCRLRGDDGRVQHAGTYIFAETCWGQQIGGQETDIRQYASARDVQGVVFACAYVKRSILEELGGLDTDYFAYFEDTDYCLRALERGYRVVCDGRVTLTHSQNTTTKVNQVDFSGLFEQSRMIFRDKWQSRLEGSYEKRLNWHSIVNAPTGYATSSKNLMIALDEKRIKMHYRYVYGPGTPHAAEEPPMSDDYRINIFRMRHADPNAPEVVYGQGDVFYKNEGKYKIGYTMLEVDGVPEEWVQQCNRMDEIWVPSQFNADTFRNSGVRAPIRIMPLGVDPNYFHPGIRSARFSDRFTFLSVFEWGERKNPEDMLRTFANVFAHDNVLLVCKIMNADPTINVLAEIRKLNLKHAESKILILHNQKLPSYLLGSLYRSADCFVLPTRGEGWGMPILEAMACGLPVIATDWSAQRDFLNERTGYPIRVKQLVPAVAKCPYYANFRWADPDYEHLAFLMRHVYENREAARQRGLNAAQEVMSRWTWSHAAQHIADRIQLI from the coding sequence TTGATACTGATCCAAAGGCTCTACTTGTTGTTCCGATTGGAAGGCGCGCACTTCATTGCAGAATTATACAGGCAGCTATTGAACAAGGAACCGGAACCGCACGGCATCAGGCACTTCACCCGGCTGCTTCATGCCGGCCACAGCAAGCTGTCGATCGCGGTCAGCTTCCTTCGCAGCGGCGAGATGAAGAAGAGACTGGCGCAGGGAGGAGGGGGCTGCAACGAGCGTGCGGCTCTGTGCGACATCTTCTCCAGCCTGATTCTGACCAGGGGAGACGCCGAATTCGTCCGCGATCTGTACGTCGAGCTGCTCTGCCGCGACGCCGAAGACCAGGCGCTCATGCATTATCAACATATGCTGCGCCACGGAAGAAGCCGTATGTCCGTCCTGCTCGGCATACTTGCTTCGCCGGAGTGCCAGGCGCTGCTGGCGCAGCCGGAGTTCCCGCGCCTGAACGGCCCGATTGAGCTTGGCAGCTTCCAGCTGTCTCCGAACGATGAGAGCGGGACGAATCCTTGCGGGCCGCCGGCTCCGCCGCTGCAGCGCAAGGTCTCGATTGTCATCTTGACGTGGAACGGATTGGAGCATACGATGCGGTGCCTCGCTTCTCTGGAGAAGACGGCCCGCCACGACCGGATAGAGATCGTAGTGTTCGATAACGGCAGCACCGACGGCACGCTTCCTTACCTGCAGAGTATCCCCTGGATACGGGTGATCGAGCATGGAGCGAACATCGGATTTACGGCCGGCAACAACCTGGCCATCGCCCACTGCGATCCCGGCAGCGATATTCTGATGCTGAACAACGATATCTTGGCGGAGGAGCCTTACTGGGTGGAACGGCTGCAGGAGACGGCCTATTCGGATCCGAATATCGGCGTCGTCGGCTGCCGGCTGCGCGGCGACGACGGACGGGTGCAGCACGCAGGCACCTATATTTTTGCGGAGACCTGCTGGGGGCAGCAGATTGGCGGGCAGGAGACGGACATCCGCCAATATGCGTCCGCCCGCGATGTGCAGGGGGTTGTCTTCGCCTGCGCTTACGTGAAGCGGAGCATTCTGGAGGAGCTTGGCGGTCTGGATACGGATTATTTCGCTTATTTCGAGGATACCGATTATTGCCTGCGGGCGCTGGAGCGGGGCTACCGGGTCGTCTGCGACGGCCGCGTGACGCTCACCCATTCCCAGAATACGACGACCAAGGTCAACCAGGTCGATTTCTCGGGACTGTTCGAGCAATCGCGCATGATCTTTCGGGATAAATGGCAGTCGCGGCTCGAAGGAAGCTATGAGAAAAGGCTGAATTGGCATTCGATCGTGAATGCCCCGACCGGCTATGCTACATCATCCAAAAATTTGATGATCGCGCTGGACGAGAAACGGATTAAAATGCATTACCGCTATGTGTACGGCCCGGGAACCCCGCATGCCGCGGAAGAGCCTCCGATGAGCGACGATTACCGGATCAATATTTTTCGCATGCGCCATGCCGATCCGAACGCGCCGGAGGTCGTCTATGGACAAGGAGATGTCTTTTACAAAAACGAGGGCAAGTACAAAATCGGCTACACAATGCTGGAGGTGGACGGAGTTCCGGAGGAATGGGTCCAGCAATGCAACCGCATGGATGAGATATGGGTGCCGTCTCAATTCAATGCCGACACCTTCCGCAACAGCGGGGTTAGGGCGCCGATCCGCATTATGCCGCTTGGCGTGGATCCGAACTATTTCCATCCCGGCATCCGCTCCGCGCGCTTCTCGGACCGGTTCACGTTCCTGTCGGTATTCGAGTGGGGAGAGCGCAAAAATCCGGAGGATATGCTGCGCACCTTCGCCAACGTATTCGCCCACGACAATGTCCTGCTCGTATGCAAAATCATGAACGCCGACCCGACGATCAACGTGCTGGCCGAGATCCGCAAGCTGAATCTCAAGCATGCGGAATCGAAGATTCTGATTTTGCACAATCAGAAGCTCCCGTCGTACTTACTCGGAAGTCTGTACCGGTCCGCGGATTGCTTCGTATTGCCGACCCGCGGGGAAGGATGGGGCATGCCGATATTGGAGGCGATGGCGTGCGGCCTGCCCGTCATTGCCACCGACTGGAGCGCGCAGCGCGACTTCTTGAACGAACGGACGGGATATCCGATCCGGGTGAAGCAGCTCGTGCCGGCGGTTGCCAAATGCCCGTACTATGCCAATTTCCGCTGGGCCGACCCCGACTATGAGCATTTGGCGTTTTTGATGAGACATGTATACGAGAACCGGGAGGCTGCGCGGCAGCGAGGGCTGAACGCCGCCCAGGAAGTGATGTCCCGCTGGACCTGGTCGCATGCCGCGCAGCATATTGCCGACCGCATACAATTGATATGA